In Drosophila nasuta strain 15112-1781.00 chromosome 4, ASM2355853v1, whole genome shotgun sequence, a single genomic region encodes these proteins:
- the LOC132794974 gene encoding uncharacterized protein LOC132794974, with protein sequence MLFLLHLQNPEKHKISTSLDDMLLGPNGTSPPPPAPTDIFEDILNMTNENISINPFLVEIQSDEQNQQHHKPIQTINYSPRQAKSDSGLSSMSGWSPNSPVIGGNTHNGNVSHNKYKDISVEMIQMMINLPVISKNKSASTTKLITNVAKDIDPDNIDAYQQREQKEITFGNDYIFSEENLNYIHELSKNIPICSVYENKSIFNAKPNLNKSSCTVDEMFEGERYRHHQIGHFAKSKDATNKSQNTAATKKISTMSETNRIPDLLRNEMQSQKFNVLNKMAEPFKDFENYSRGIISHQESDIKNEQTRKPNLTDRLVYYPSSVGIDDSDTNNLDYLDIKECDRFQSQSCLKTIKSPDTPLIIQSHSFELVDELDSKGIEIDQGQNIQLSSIKSPKVWNKISHLLQDNLKLKRSVRYNRSHSLPGDDSTHREAGESQIYCGPAAPNTLDNETLLITNNRSRSTGRRRNTQLSKRIQKLPMRIIQRATSAISTSDQNIDQYTYGDSLREDNKQNKKRTLSIKINSLMRKAKTYKRHSLSHLNSEIEMELNINQAKQQKNISDNERSINNCYVDYKYDEFQNKNKSYGETTPQHYYPTNSAIAESNLFAIVGDLKRSSNTDSQLPTDSDTIGEQNDNENIQQPENLVNLNEVYSINKTICEDLKTSRHLMQNTPPSFRPDDDSKNCSELVITQTFDPTIKCETSTSMPLPQPPLLVAITFIEKTSATTTTSNSTIVTKNSASQQQQSLDIPGSLGNGCRDDDDNRSQHSGRTLSSSRRQSTEDSIDTDDEYFCYELRQLEELERTTETEESIVVASSDVYDDDGGQSCKGSAVDNAVLFFTN encoded by the coding sequence ATGCTATTCCTTCTACATCTTCAAAATCCagaaaagcacaaaatttCAACTAGCCTGGATGATATGTTACTGGGACCAAATGGAACTAGCCCACCTCCTCCGGCTCCCACAGATATATTCGaggatattttaaatatgactaatgaaaatatttctataaatcCATTCTTAGTTGAAATACAATCAGACGAGCAAAACCAGCAGCACCACAAGCCAATTCAAACAATAAACTACTCACCTCGACAAGCAAAATCAGATTCAGGATTATCGTCGATGAGCGGCTGGTCACCAAATTCCCCAGTAATAGGAGGAAATACACATAATGGAAACGTttcacataataaatataaagatatCTCTGTAGAAATGATTCAGATGATGATAAACTTGCCAGTCATCAGTAAAAACAAATCGGCGTCAACCACCAAATTAATCACTAATGTAGCCAAAGATATCGATCCCGATAACATAGATGCTTATCAACAACGAGAACAGAAGGAGATTACTTTTGGTAATGACTACATATTTTCAGAAGAAAACCTTAATTATATTCATGAGCTTTCGAAAAATATACCCATTTGCTCGGTTTACgaaaataaatctatttttaatgcaaaaccAAATCTGAACAAATCCAGTTGCACAGTAGATGAAATGTTTGAAGGGGAACGCTACCGTCACCATCAAATCGGTCACTTTGCAAAATCAAAGGATGCTACTAATAAATCTCAAAatacagcagcaaccaaaaaaataagcaCCATGTCTGAAACAAATCGGATACCAGATCTTTTGAGGAATGAAATGCAAAGTCAAAAGTTCAACGTATTAAACAAAATGGCAGAACCTTTTAaggattttgaaaattattcaagGGGAATTATAAGTCATCAGGAAAGCGATATCAAAAACGAACAAACACGTAAACCGAACTTAACAGATAGACTAGTTTACTACCCATCATCAGTTGGTATCGACGACAGTGACACCAATAATTTGGATTACCTTGACATCAAAGAATGTGATCGTTTTCAGAGTCAATCatgtttaaaaacaattaaaagtcCTGATACACCATTAATAATTCAATCTCATTCGTTCGAGCTTGTAGACGAACTTGATTCTAAGGGCATTGAAATTGATCAAGGACAGAACATACAGTTATCCTCGATAAAATCACCTAAGGTATGGAACAAAATAAGTCATTTACTGCAggataatttaaaattaaaacgtTCAGTTAGATACAACCGCTCTCATTCACTGCCCGGTGATGATTCTACACATCGAGAGGCTGGAGAATCTCAAATTTATTGTGGTCCAGCTGCTCCAAATACATTAGATAATGAAACCTTACTAATAACAAATAACCGTAGCCGCAGCACTGGTAGACGTAGGAATACCCAGCTTTCAAAACGCATTCAGAAATTACCAATGCGCATTATTCAAAGAGCAACAAGTGCAATATCAACAAGTGATCAGAACATAGATCAATATACATATGGAGATTCACTTAGAGAagataacaaacaaaataaaaaacggaCCTTGTCGATCAAAATAAACAGCCTCATGCGTAAGGCAAAAACATATAAGCGACACAGCCTCAGCCATTTAAATTCCGAGATAGAAATggaattaaatattaatcaagctaaacaacaaaaaaatatttcagataATGAACGCTCAATAAATAACTGTTATGTAGATTATAAGTATGATGAATTTcagaataaaaacaaaagttacGGCGAAACAACTCCACAACATTATTATCCTACGAATTCTGCAATTGCAGAATCAAATCTTTTTGCCATTGTGGGGGACTTAAAACGATCATCAAATACTGACTCGCAACTTCCAACTGATTCCGATACGATTGGAGAGCAAAACGATAATGAGAATATTCAGCAACCTGAAAATTTAGTAAATCTTAACGAAGTATATTCCatcaataaaacaatatgTGAAGACCTAAAGACAAGTCGTCATTTGATGCAGAACACACCACCTTCATTTCGACCCGATGATGACAGTAAAAACTGTTCTGAATTAGTAATTACACAAACATTCGACCCGACTATAAAATGTGAAACGTCTACATCAATGCCATTGCCACAACCACCGCTTCTAGTGGCAATAACATTTATAGAGAAAACTTCAGCAACTACTACAACTTCAAACTCCACAATTGTGACAAAAAACAGCGCatctcaacaacaacaatcgttAGACATTCCAGGCAGTCTTGGAAATGGCTGTAGAGACGACGATGACAATCGTAGTCAACACTCTGGACGTACACTTTCGTCATCACGTCGCCAGAGCACTGAGGACAGTATTGACACAGATGacgaatatttttgttatgaGCTGCGACAACTTGAGGAACTTGAGCGCACAACTGAGACTGAGGAATCTATAGTAGTTGCAAGCTCTGATGTGTATGACGATGACGGTGGACAGAGTTGTAAGGGGAGTGCCGTTGATAATGCTGTACTTTTTTTCACAAATTGA